The Candidatus Bathyarchaeota archaeon sequence ATCCTAGGTGTCTCCAAGAACGCCTTCAGGATGATCGAGGAGATCCGTCGCCAGTTCAGGGAGATCCCGGGGCTCATAGAGGGCACCGGGAAGCCCGACTATAATTCCTGCATTAACATCGCCACAGTGGGAGCCCTCCAAGAGCTCCTGCCCCTCATAGTCTTCAGCATAGTCAGCACGTTGGTCCTCGGCTTCGTCGGAGGGATCCACGCCCTCGGAGGATACCTCAGCGGCGCCATTTTCAGCGGATTCTTCCTGGCCATCCTTATGGCCAACGCGGGAGGCCTCTGGGACAACGCTAAGAAATACGTTGAGTCTGGTAACTTTGGGGGAAAAGGCTCAGACGCCCATAAGGCGGCAGTTATTGGAGATACCGTGGGCGACCCCTTCAAGGATACCGCTGGGCCATCGCTAAACACACTCGTCACGGTAATGAGCCAGATCGCGTCCCTATTCGCTCCCCTTATTGTTGTATACGCGCTTCTAGGGTAGCACCCAACGCCTATCCATTTTTCTAACTATTTAGTTCACAGGAAAACCGTTAGGATAGGAGAAAGCCATCAACGTTTATATTAACGAAGCCTGTTCTGTTCAGTAGTTTCGCTCAGTGAGGATAATCAGAATGTACAGCCACCTCCAGAAGGCATGGAAAAAGCCTAGCCAGAGCTATATTAAAGACCTGATGCGGCAACGAGTTATCATCTGGCGCCGTCAACCGGTCATAGTGAGGATCGACAAGCCAACAAGGATAGACCGGGCCAGGCGCCTCGGATACAAAGCAAAAAAGGGTTTTGTCATGGTCCGAGTAAGGGTACGTAGAGGTGGACGGCGTAAACCAAGACCCAAGATGGGGAGGCGTCCGAAGCGAATGGGCGTCAAAAAATACACCCCGGCGAAGAGCATTAAACTGATAGGTGAGGAAAGGGTAGCCAGGAAGTATCCCAACCTCGAGGTCCTTAACTCGTACTGGGTTTGGGAGGACGGGATCTCTAAGTGGTTTGAGGTAATTCTTGTCGATCCAAACAGCCCGTCGATAATATCGGATAAGAACGTTGGTTGGATCAACGGGAACCGGAATTAATCCAAGAAAATATTCTCATTATCACATCACCCATAAAGAGCCAGGGGGCTTCTAATCTTGGCCGAGTATCTTGATCAGCTTCTCTGCTACGATGATGCTGTTTGTTCTTTGAGCCTCGACCGTTGCCGCCCCAATATGGGGCAGACTCACCACGTTGGATAACCCTATGAGGGATTGGTCCCGGGGGGGCTCCTCTTCGTAGACATCAAGAGCGACTCCCGCCAGCTTACCAGTCAGCAACGCCTCTTTCAGAGCCTCCTCATTGATGACACCTCCTCGGGCGGCATTGATTAGGTAAACGCCGTCCTTCATCGTGCTTATCTCATCGGCACCGATCATGTATTTGGTCTGGGGGAGTAACGGGACATGTACAGTAATAAAGTCTGATGACCTGAGGAGTTCATCTAAGGTTACGGCCTCCGCCCCAGCTTCATCAATGGACTGCATAACTTTCTCGAAGGAGACGTCGTATACCAGTACACTTAGTTCCAAGGCCCTCGCCTTTTTCGCGATCTGGTTTCCTATACGCCCGAATCCAATGATTCCGATGGTCTTACCTTTCAGCTCTATCCCGGTAAGCCTTCCCTTGATCCACTCCCCCTTCTTCATGCTGGCATCAGCTTCAGGAATTCTCCTAGCGAGACTGAACATCAGCCCCATCACAAGCTCAGCTACTGCGTTGCTTGGACCCTCCGGGGAGTTAACCACAATGATTTCGAGTCGCTTGGCAGCAACCAAGTCGATATTGTCAAGGCCTACTCCAGCCCTGCCTATGACCTTAAGCCTCTTCCCCGCCTCTAGGACACACCTAGTTACTTTAGTCCGGCTCCTGACTACGAGGGCATCGAAGCCTCCAACAACCTCGATTAACTTTGAGGCTGTGATTGCGGTCCTGAGATCGACTATATAACCGGC is a genomic window containing:
- a CDS encoding hydroxyacid dehydrogenase; amino-acid sequence: MGGPVILVCDQIHDDGVKVLMEAGYIVDLRTAITASKLIEVVGGFDALVVRSRTKVTRCVLEAGKRLKVIGRAGVGLDNIDLVAAKRLEIIVVNSPEGPSNAVAELVMGLMFSLARRIPEADASMKKGEWIKGRLTGIELKGKTIGIIGFGRIGNQIAKKARALELSVLVYDVSFEKVMQSIDEAGAEAVTLDELLRSSDFITVHVPLLPQTKYMIGADEISTMKDGVYLINAARGGVINEEALKEALLTGKLAGVALDVYEEEPPRDQSLIGLSNVVSLPHIGAATVEAQRTNSIIVAEKLIKILGQD